A genomic stretch from Myripristis murdjan chromosome 12, fMyrMur1.1, whole genome shotgun sequence includes:
- the phyhd1 gene encoding phytanoyl-CoA dioxygenase domain-containing protein 1 isoform X3, with translation MDFMTDRDVQKYQEDGYVILDGLLTSQECDELRHRMAEIVEQMDVPDHCRTTFSTYHEEQLKTQMQGNADYFITSGDKIRFFFEKGVFDDKGEFIVPRERSLNKVGHALHAYEPLYKKVTHSPKIQGIAKKLGLKSPVVTQSMYIFKQPGIGGEVTPHQDATFLYTEPLGRVIGLWIALEDATVNNGCLWFIPGSQNSGITRRMVRTPKGTFPLTDFIGTEKTYDEDKFVAAPVRKGHPHFTKFMNFSDEHDW, from the exons TACCAGGAGGACGGGTATGTGATTCTGGACGGGCTCCTGACTTCCCAAGAGTGTGATGAGCTAAGGCACAGGATGGCAGAGATAGTGGAGCAGATGGACGTCCCGGATCACTGCCGAACCACCTTCTCCACCTATCACGAGGAGCAGCTCAAAACACAG ATGCAG GGGAATGCAGACTATTTCATCACCAGTGGAGATAAGATCCGCTTTTTCTTTGAGAAAGGAGTTTTCGACGACAAAG GAGAATTCATCGTGCCGAGGGAGCGCTCACTGAACAAAGTTGGACATG cactgcATGCCTATGAACCTTTGTACAAAAAGGTTACACATTCACCCAAGATTCAG GGCATTGCTAAGAAGCTGGGTCTTAAAAGTCCTGTGGTGACACAGAGCATGTACATTTTTAAG CAACCAGGGATTGGTGGGGAAG TGACACCGCACCAAGATGCCACGTTTCTGTACACGGAGCCTTTGGGCAGAGTGATTGGGTTGTGGATAGCCCTGGAAGATGCAACAGTCAATAACGGCTGCCTGTGGTTTATCCCGGGGTCACAAAACA GTGGCATCACACGGCGGATGGTGCGCACCCCAAAGGGCACCTTTCCCCTGACAGACTTCATCGGTACAGAGAAGACCTATGATGAAGACAAGTTTGTCGCTGCACCCGTTCGAAAAGGTCATCCACACTTCACCAAATTCATGAACTTTAGTGATGAGCACGACTGGTGA